A window of the Hordeum vulgare subsp. vulgare chromosome 5H, MorexV3_pseudomolecules_assembly, whole genome shotgun sequence genome harbors these coding sequences:
- the LOC123399672 gene encoding 60S ribosomal protein L32-1-like codes for MAVPILKTAIVKKRVKHFKRAHSDRYIGLKQSWRRPKGIDSRVRRKFKGCTLMPNIGYGSNKKTRHYLPNKFKKFVVHNVSELELLMMHNRTYCAEIAHNVSTQKRKAIVERAAQLDVVVTNKLARLRSQEDE; via the exons ATGGCGGTCCCTATCCTGAAGACGGCGATCGTGAAGAAGCGGGTGAAGCACTTCAAGAGGGCGCACAGCGACCGCTACATCGGCCTCAAG CAAAGCTGGCGCAGGCCAAAGGGTATCGACTCCCGCGTCAGGCGGAAGTTCAAGGGATGCACCTTGATGCCCAACATTGGATATGGTTctaacaagaagaccaggcactacCTGCCCAACAAGTTCAAGAAGTTTGTTGTGCACAACGTCTCTGAGCTGGAGCTGCTTATGATGCACAACAG GACGTACTGTGCTGAGATCGCGCACAACGTGTCCACTCAGAAGCGCAAGGCGATAGTGGAGCGTGCTGCCCAGCTCGACGTCGTGGTCACCAACAAGCTCGCCAGGCTCCGCAGCCAGGAGGATGAGTGA
- the LOC123399673 gene encoding peptidyl-prolyl cis-trans isomerase FKBP15-1, producing the protein MAKPGLLLCLLVVAAALLLVASAKKSGDVSALQIGVKYKPESCSISAHKGDRVKVHYRGTLTDGTVFDSSYERGDPIEFELGTGQVIKGWDQGILGMCIGEKRKLKIPSKLGYGDQGSPPTIPGGATLIFDTELVAVNGEPSSKSDEDVADSDL; encoded by the exons ATGGCGAAGCCGGGGCTTCTTCTCTGCCTGCTGGTCGTGGCCGCCGCGCTCCTGCTCGTCG CCTCCGCCAAGAAGTCCGGCGACGTGTCGGCACTCCAGATCGGCGTCAAG TACAAGCCAGAATCGTGCAGCATCTCGGCTCACAAAGGAGACAGAGTTAAAGTTCACTACCGT GGAACACTTACCGATGGAACAGTTTTTGATTCTAGCTATGAAAGGGGTGACCCAATTGAATTTGAATTGGGCACTGGTCAAGTGATCAAAG GATGGGATCAGGGAATTTTGGGCATGTGCATTGGTGAGAAGAGGAAGCTGAAGATCCCTTCAAAGCTCGGCTACGGGGATCAGGGATCACCACCTACCATTCCAG GCGGAGCAACTCTCATATTCGACACAGAGCTTGTCGCAGTCAATGGCGAGCCTTCTAGCAAATCAGACGAGGATGTCGCTGATAGTGATCTGTAG